From Epinephelus lanceolatus isolate andai-2023 chromosome 12, ASM4190304v1, whole genome shotgun sequence, the proteins below share one genomic window:
- the chmp5a gene encoding charged multivesicular body protein 5: MNRIFGRGKPKAPPPNLSDCIGNVDARSESIEKKIGRLDAELVKYKDQMKKMRDGPSKNMVKQKAMRVLKQKRMYEGQREQLAQQSFNMEQANYTIQTLKDTKTTVDAMKIGAKEMKKAYKDVKLDQIDDLQDQLEDMMEDANEVQEALSRSYGTPEIDEDDLEAELDALGDELLLDDDSSYLDEASAAPSIPEGIPSDSKTNKDGVLVDEFGLPQIPAS, from the exons ATGAACAGAATATTCGGACGCGGAAAGCCGAAGGCGCCTCCTCCGAATCTGTCGGACTGTATCGGTAAT GTGGACGCAAGATCAGAGTCCATCGAGAAGAAGATTGGCAGACTAGACGCTGAACTTGTTAAGTACAAGGATCAGATGAAGAAGATGAGAGATGGGCCCTCGAAG AACATGGTGAAACAGAAGGCGATGAGAGTCCTGAAGCAGAAGAGAAT GTATGAAGGTCAGAGAGAGCAGCTGGCTCAGCAGTCTTTTAACATGGAGCAGGCGAACTACACGATCCAGACGTTAAAGGACACCAAGACAACA GTGGATGCCATGAAGATCGGTGCAAAGGAAATGAAGAAGGCCTACAAGGACGTCAAACTCGATCAGATTGAC GATTTACAGGACCAGCTGGAGGACATGATGGAGGACGCCAACGAGGTACAAGAGGCCCTGAGCCGCAGCTACGGCACTCCAGAGATAGACGAGGACGATCTTGAAGCAG AGCTGGACGCACTGGGTGATGAACTGCTGCTGGATGATGACAGCTCCTACCTGGATGAGGCCTCGGCTGCCCCGTCTATCCCCGAAGGAATCCCCAGTGACAGCAAGACAAACAAG GATGGCGTTTTGGTGGATGAGTTTGGCCTGCCACAGATTCCTGCCTCATAA